A genomic window from Planococcus rifietoensis includes:
- a CDS encoding ECF transporter S component, with protein sequence MKTQHIALAAIFISLSAIGGMVKIPLGIASIALDAMPALIAALFLVAPLAGFVAAAGHLLSALFGGMPLGPFHLLIALEMFAVVWLFAKLHSNGKTWWKWIAFIIGNGLLAAVPFYFLLSPAFFYASVPGLLLAASINAAAALLVAPFVTEAARRFA encoded by the coding sequence ATGAAAACGCAGCACATTGCCCTGGCCGCTATTTTTATCAGCTTGTCCGCAATTGGCGGCATGGTGAAAATTCCGCTCGGCATCGCGTCGATTGCACTTGATGCCATGCCGGCGCTTATTGCCGCCCTGTTTCTCGTGGCACCGCTTGCCGGCTTTGTCGCCGCTGCGGGCCACTTGTTATCGGCTTTATTCGGCGGTATGCCGCTCGGCCCGTTTCATTTATTGATTGCGCTGGAGATGTTTGCGGTCGTCTGGCTGTTCGCGAAACTGCATAGCAACGGCAAGACCTGGTGGAAATGGATAGCATTCATTATCGGAAATGGCTTGTTGGCGGCGGTGCCATTTTACTTCTTGCTATCTCCTGCCTTTTTCTATGCCTCCGTCCCGGGATTGCTGTTGGCGGCATCGATTAATGCCGCAGCCGCGTTACTCGTCGCCCCGTT
- a CDS encoding cob(I)yrinic acid a,c-diamide adenosyltransferase, whose protein sequence is MNIYTKTGDKGQTGLIGGRTDKDDPRVEAYGTIDEVNSFIGKAMTELDRDVFADLLEDLQTIQNELFDCGGDLADVRNTPQYKTNEESVEHLERRIDVLMDEPPLLERFILPGGTPAAATLHIARTITRRAERHTVSLAKAGEEFPAVIQRYLNRLSDYLFAAARVANSRMDVADNEYVRSAKVFKNGGRSKKREE, encoded by the coding sequence ATGAATATCTACACGAAAACCGGGGATAAAGGGCAGACAGGATTAATCGGGGGACGGACGGACAAAGATGACCCACGCGTAGAAGCGTACGGGACAATCGATGAGGTGAATTCATTTATCGGAAAAGCGATGACAGAACTTGACCGCGATGTATTCGCCGATCTTCTGGAAGATTTGCAAACAATCCAAAATGAGTTGTTTGATTGCGGCGGCGATTTGGCGGATGTCCGCAATACGCCGCAATACAAGACCAATGAGGAATCGGTCGAGCATCTGGAACGCCGCATCGATGTATTGATGGACGAACCGCCGCTTCTTGAGCGTTTTATCCTTCCGGGAGGCACGCCCGCTGCAGCGACTTTGCATATCGCACGCACGATTACACGCCGTGCGGAGCGCCACACCGTAAGCCTGGCTAAAGCCGGCGAGGAATTCCCGGCGGTCATCCAGCGTTATTTGAACCGTTTGTCCGACTATCTGTTTGCGGCAGCACGCGTTGCCAATTCACGAATGGATGTAGCGGACAACGAATATGTGCGCAGCGCCAAAGTCTTCAAGAACGGCGGGCGTTCGAAAAAGCGGGAGGAATAA
- a CDS encoding bifunctional adenosylcobinamide kinase/adenosylcobinamide-phosphate guanylyltransferase, translating to MRIVFGGAFNGKRKYVKEHVKLDSSVWLEGEMPAPGESAVIAGLEQWIRKQLEQQRREQDIIAAIRELAESAGDRIWILTDISRGIVPIDPLEREWRDVTGRSYQYLFGNAQHITRIWYGIPQTIKGDGRDEYLHENRG from the coding sequence ATGCGTATCGTATTCGGCGGAGCCTTTAACGGCAAACGCAAGTATGTAAAAGAACATGTAAAGCTGGATTCAAGCGTTTGGCTAGAAGGCGAAATGCCGGCACCGGGTGAGAGCGCAGTGATTGCCGGATTGGAGCAATGGATCCGCAAGCAACTGGAACAGCAACGCCGGGAACAGGATATAATAGCGGCAATCCGTGAACTCGCGGAAAGCGCAGGCGACCGCATCTGGATTTTGACCGACATCAGCCGCGGCATCGTGCCGATCGATCCGCTTGAGCGCGAATGGCGCGATGTCACCGGACGCAGCTATCAGTATTTATTCGGAAACGCTCAGCACATCACACGTATTTGGTACGGCATTCCACAAACAATCAAAGGAGATGGTCGAGATGAATATCTACACGAAAACCGGGGATAA
- a CDS encoding histidine phosphatase family protein codes for MGNAFVLHLIRHAPTAGNVRRAYIGWTDEPILPFEAKADHTINLVWGSDLMRCRQTAQLLFPNASYRAVPNLRELNFGDWENCTYSELQFNERYRKWIDDPEAVQPLNGESFQQLAERVDQAINAFSETGDFTLVTHGGPIRYLLSKANEQPFFSQQAAHGHCYTVTWASKSAYKEGHPCVSYSAEPLTANASM; via the coding sequence ATGGGGAATGCATTTGTTCTTCATCTGATCCGACACGCGCCGACCGCCGGCAATGTGCGGAGGGCATATATCGGCTGGACCGATGAACCGATTTTGCCGTTCGAAGCAAAAGCGGATCATACTATCAACCTCGTGTGGGGGAGCGATTTGATGCGTTGCCGGCAAACGGCCCAGCTATTGTTTCCGAATGCCAGTTACCGGGCAGTTCCAAATTTGCGGGAACTGAATTTCGGGGATTGGGAAAATTGCACTTACAGCGAGTTGCAATTTAACGAACGCTACCGCAAGTGGATTGATGACCCCGAAGCAGTGCAGCCCCTGAACGGGGAGAGCTTCCAGCAACTGGCGGAACGGGTTGATCAGGCAATAAATGCTTTTTCCGAAACAGGAGATTTTACGCTGGTCACTCACGGAGGGCCGATTCGCTACCTGCTGTCCAAGGCAAATGAACAGCCATTCTTTTCCCAGCAAGCAGCACATGGGCATTGTTATACCGTCACCTGGGCGAGCAAGTCAGCGTATAAGGAGGGACATCCATGCGTATCGTATTCGGCGGAGCCTTTAACGGCAAACGCAAGTATGTAA
- the cobS gene encoding adenosylcobinamide-GDP ribazoletransferase produces MANRTLGGLLLAFQFFSSIPVHKEIPMKKPQVTAMYSLLPVVGLMMGAMASAAIWLMQETADIGPLMSAFLLASLLWAITGGLHLDGLADTGDAYFSYQNKNKRLEIMGDPRIGAFGAMVLIFAIVGKIIVLAELIPTVSLITIAAVPIVSRVGLSILSAIAKPAKTEGLAAYFQRLIDRKTILSAMFAWSLLVLAILFIFCGWTVALAFLVVVPIVTFAYKKWCDKNFGGVTGDLLGAYAEGMELLLWGMHLFFI; encoded by the coding sequence ATGGCGAATCGGACGCTTGGGGGCTTGCTGCTCGCATTTCAATTCTTTTCATCCATTCCGGTACATAAAGAGATTCCAATGAAAAAACCGCAAGTGACGGCAATGTACAGCTTGTTGCCTGTGGTCGGGTTAATGATGGGGGCAATGGCTTCAGCCGCGATCTGGCTAATGCAGGAAACCGCCGATATCGGCCCGTTAATGAGTGCGTTTTTGCTGGCTTCATTATTGTGGGCGATAACCGGAGGCTTGCACCTCGACGGGCTGGCAGATACCGGCGACGCTTATTTTTCATACCAGAACAAGAACAAACGTCTGGAAATCATGGGAGACCCGCGCATTGGCGCGTTCGGGGCGATGGTGCTGATTTTTGCGATTGTCGGTAAGATCATTGTGCTCGCAGAACTGATCCCGACTGTGTCACTGATCACCATTGCAGCGGTGCCGATTGTCAGCCGGGTCGGTCTGTCCATATTGTCAGCTATTGCAAAGCCGGCGAAAACGGAAGGGCTCGCGGCTTATTTTCAGCGCTTGATCGACCGCAAGACGATATTGTCAGCAATGTTCGCCTGGTCGCTGCTTGTGCTTGCCATCTTATTTATATTCTGTGGCTGGACAGTGGCGCTCGCCTTTTTGGTTGTTGTGCCCATTGTGACATTTGCTTATAAAAAATGGTGCGACAAGAATTTCGGCGGTGTCACGGGCGATTTGCTTGGGGCATACGCAGAAGGAATGGAGCTGTTGTTATGGGGAATGCATTTGTTCTTCATCTGA
- a CDS encoding bifunctional adenosylcobinamide kinase/adenosylcobinamide-phosphate guanylyltransferase, translated as MVPGQLVFISGGVRSGKSAYAEMLVRGAPSERIVYIASGIARDPEMAERIARHRSDRAQDGWWTIEQPQQLSEALPLIRQNDAVLWDCVTTWLANELYEGFEQGSLCADTPGCMEQRWQELTNTIDSIREKAVYFAVVSNEVLDEPLVDHTYQEWLGKIHQWLASRADHAIEMENGLAIRRK; from the coding sequence ATGGTTCCAGGACAACTAGTTTTCATATCAGGGGGAGTGCGCAGCGGAAAAAGCGCTTATGCTGAAATGCTTGTGCGCGGCGCCCCCTCTGAACGAATCGTATATATTGCCAGCGGCATCGCCCGTGACCCGGAAATGGCAGAACGCATCGCACGCCACCGCAGCGACCGTGCACAAGACGGCTGGTGGACAATTGAACAGCCGCAGCAATTGTCCGAAGCTTTGCCGCTCATCCGGCAAAATGACGCGGTGTTGTGGGATTGCGTCACGACCTGGCTCGCAAATGAACTGTATGAAGGGTTTGAGCAAGGCAGTTTATGCGCAGACACGCCCGGCTGCATGGAGCAGAGATGGCAGGAGCTGACAAACACCATCGATTCGATCCGTGAAAAAGCCGTTTATTTTGCTGTCGTTTCCAATGAAGTGCTGGATGAACCGCTTGTCGACCATACTTATCAAGAGTGGCTCGGAAAGATTCACCAATGGCTCGCAAGCCGCGCAGATCATGCGATTGAAATGGAGAACGGCCTTGCAATTCGAAGAAAGTGA
- a CDS encoding pyridoxal phosphate-dependent aminotransferase produces the protein MKLPEHGANPHRLYEQAGHKQPSGVIDFSENVHPFGPPIFLKEQWGDFYNLLSSYPDPLAEPFRSAAAEYHGVGKERVAAGNGAAEIFTWLAKRYRGKRVTLVEPAFSEYRSTLESGKIHILEIDLKPEHAWQLKLEDVKKQVGNCDALYVCNPHNPTGRLLDLAELEEIATLCKGKCELVIDEAFIDFIGEHASFIPLLKRYPHVIIVRSMTKMYALAGLRLGYVIAESSIIRELTRSAAHWNVNGLAAAAGARCFSEEAYRERIIRAAASERAKMEAYLEMMGCPFVPSAANFLCFQLPNPERSEPFFHAMLEAGIVLRHTYSFKGMDGEWFRIGMKSASAMERLRKEMQQWFQDN, from the coding sequence TTGAAATTACCTGAACACGGAGCCAATCCACATCGCCTCTATGAACAAGCGGGGCACAAGCAACCTTCGGGAGTGATCGATTTCAGTGAAAACGTCCATCCATTCGGGCCGCCCATTTTTTTAAAAGAGCAATGGGGAGATTTTTACAATTTGCTCAGTTCATACCCGGATCCGCTAGCCGAGCCGTTCCGTTCAGCGGCGGCCGAATACCACGGCGTCGGAAAAGAGCGGGTCGCTGCCGGAAACGGTGCTGCAGAAATCTTTACCTGGCTTGCAAAGCGTTACCGTGGCAAACGGGTGACCTTAGTGGAACCGGCATTTTCTGAATATCGGAGCACCTTGGAATCTGGTAAAATCCATATATTGGAAATTGATTTAAAACCTGAACATGCTTGGCAATTGAAACTAGAAGACGTAAAAAAACAGGTGGGAAATTGCGATGCATTGTATGTATGCAATCCGCATAATCCAACCGGGCGCTTGCTGGATTTGGCGGAACTCGAAGAAATCGCAACGTTGTGCAAAGGAAAGTGTGAGCTGGTAATCGATGAAGCGTTTATTGATTTTATCGGAGAACACGCATCGTTCATTCCGCTGCTGAAAAGGTATCCGCATGTTATCATCGTCCGGTCGATGACCAAAATGTATGCGCTTGCGGGTCTTCGCCTTGGCTACGTTATTGCCGAGTCCAGCATCATCCGCGAATTGACAAGAAGCGCGGCCCATTGGAATGTCAACGGTTTAGCGGCCGCAGCCGGGGCCCGCTGTTTTTCTGAAGAGGCGTACCGGGAGCGAATTATCCGTGCGGCAGCCAGTGAACGAGCGAAAATGGAAGCTTATCTGGAAATGATGGGCTGTCCGTTTGTGCCGTCAGCTGCCAACTTCCTGTGTTTTCAATTACCCAATCCGGAGCGTTCAGAGCCATTTTTCCATGCCATGCTAGAAGCAGGAATCGTCTTACGCCATACTTATTCATTTAAAGGAATGGACGGCGAATGGTTTCGCATCGGCATGAAAAGCGCCTCAGCAATGGAACGGTTGAGAAAGGAGATGCAGCAATGGTTCCAGGACAACTAG
- the cbiB gene encoding adenosylcobinamide-phosphate synthase CbiB has product MIHHVLAIGIGLLLDRLIGDPPAWPHPVRWIGSLINRLKSRLNVPKHAFRNGFAMLSIVLAIVATVTVAIVTIAYSLHPSIGVLAEALLIASGLSQKSLKQAAEDVYTPLVQGDFALARNKLSWIVGRDTEALGESEITRGVVETVSENTSDGITAPMFWALLFGAPGLWIYKAVNTCDSMVGYKNEEFRDFGFASAKFDDVLNYVPSRVTGLLIVLFTRNESGMPLKQRLSIWLRDARKHPSPNSGWLEAATAVQLGIELGGVNSYGGVRSIRAKMGEPLFKLEAPHIRSAVNQMNIAAISFFVLIAIGGILLEIT; this is encoded by the coding sequence ATGATCCACCATGTGTTGGCCATCGGCATCGGCCTATTGCTCGACCGCCTAATTGGGGATCCGCCGGCATGGCCGCATCCTGTTCGCTGGATCGGTTCATTGATCAATAGGTTGAAGAGCCGCCTGAATGTTCCAAAGCATGCGTTTCGCAATGGCTTTGCCATGCTTTCGATTGTATTGGCGATTGTCGCAACAGTAACGGTCGCGATCGTTACTATTGCCTATTCGCTCCATCCGTCGATCGGAGTTTTAGCCGAAGCGCTGTTGATCGCTTCCGGCTTATCGCAGAAAAGCTTGAAACAGGCAGCGGAAGATGTGTACACACCGCTCGTCCAAGGTGATTTTGCGCTTGCCCGCAACAAGCTGTCATGGATTGTCGGGCGCGACACGGAAGCTTTGGGAGAAAGCGAAATCACCCGCGGCGTCGTCGAAACGGTTTCCGAAAATACAAGCGATGGCATTACCGCTCCGATGTTTTGGGCGCTATTGTTCGGCGCGCCTGGGTTATGGATCTACAAAGCGGTCAATACATGCGATTCGATGGTCGGCTATAAAAATGAAGAATTCCGCGATTTCGGTTTTGCATCCGCAAAATTCGATGATGTATTGAATTACGTGCCGAGCCGTGTGACCGGCTTGTTGATTGTGTTATTCACCCGAAATGAAAGCGGCATGCCGTTGAAACAACGCCTGTCGATCTGGCTGCGCGATGCCAGGAAACATCCGAGTCCGAACAGCGGCTGGCTGGAAGCGGCAACGGCTGTGCAGTTGGGCATTGAACTTGGGGGCGTGAACTCCTATGGCGGCGTCCGGTCGATTCGCGCTAAAATGGGCGAACCATTGTTCAAACTCGAAGCACCCCATATTAGAAGCGCGGTGAATCAAATGAATATTGCCGCGATCAGTTTTTTCGTGCTGATTGCGATAGGGGGAATCCTGCTTGAAATTACCTGA